One Agrococcus jenensis genomic region harbors:
- a CDS encoding GNAT family N-acetyltransferase encodes MTIEIIDVQVPAAWDDDSEGARRLRMLVDVRNAVVVDGWGGDESHAFSYREAWAQWQSQVGESDDLRTVALLDGVPAGRGYASRGLLEGTTIAEVDVMVLPSARRRGVGAALADDLVARMRERGATTFQAWVDHHPEPGPTMPSPTGFGEIPAASAQVALLQRYGFELEQIERASELRLAAAVPALAAHRADAEAHAAPRYRVETWEGRAPAERVASLAALHARMSTDAPSAGVEHEAEGWDAERLERYETSQLDGGRTLLRAVAVEASTGEVVAFTTLAGQGVAEPWYQHDTLVHGEHRGHRLGMAVKVANLLALAERDPGGVVRTWNAEENRPMLSVNEALGFETICQGGVWQRKESAA; translated from the coding sequence ATGACGATCGAGATCATCGACGTGCAGGTGCCGGCCGCGTGGGACGACGACAGCGAGGGCGCCAGGCGGCTGCGGATGCTCGTCGACGTGCGCAACGCCGTGGTCGTCGACGGCTGGGGCGGCGACGAGAGCCACGCCTTCAGCTATCGGGAGGCCTGGGCGCAGTGGCAGAGCCAGGTGGGCGAGAGCGACGACCTCCGCACGGTCGCGCTCCTCGACGGCGTGCCCGCGGGGCGGGGCTACGCGTCGCGCGGCCTGCTCGAGGGGACGACGATCGCCGAGGTCGACGTGATGGTGCTGCCGAGCGCGCGGCGCCGCGGTGTCGGCGCTGCGCTCGCTGACGACCTCGTCGCGCGGATGCGGGAGCGCGGCGCGACGACGTTCCAGGCGTGGGTCGACCACCACCCGGAGCCGGGACCGACGATGCCGTCGCCGACCGGCTTCGGCGAGATCCCCGCCGCGAGCGCGCAGGTGGCGCTGCTGCAGCGCTACGGCTTCGAGCTCGAGCAGATCGAGCGGGCGAGCGAGCTGCGCCTCGCGGCCGCCGTGCCTGCGCTGGCCGCGCACCGCGCCGATGCCGAGGCACATGCCGCGCCGCGGTACCGCGTCGAGACCTGGGAGGGTCGAGCACCGGCCGAGCGGGTCGCATCGCTCGCCGCGCTGCACGCGCGCATGTCGACGGACGCGCCGTCGGCGGGCGTCGAGCACGAGGCCGAGGGCTGGGACGCGGAGCGGCTCGAGCGCTACGAGACGAGCCAGCTCGACGGCGGGCGCACGCTGCTGCGCGCGGTCGCGGTCGAGGCGTCGACGGGCGAGGTCGTCGCGTTCACGACGCTGGCGGGGCAGGGCGTCGCCGAGCCCTGGTACCAGCACGACACCCTCGTGCACGGCGAGCACCGCGGGCACCGGCTCGGCATGGCCGTGAAGGTCGCCAACCTGCTCGCGCTCGCGGAGCGCGACCCTGGGGGCGTCGTCCGCACCTGGAACGCCGAGGAGAACCGCCCGATGCTGTCGGTGAACGAGGCGCTCGGGTTCGAGACGATCTGCCAGGGCGGGGTCTGGCAGCGGAAGGAGTCGGCAGCATGA
- a CDS encoding GNAT family N-acetyltransferase, whose amino-acid sequence MTGTVEYLELEAPADDFDEAALSRIARYVATANRVTQDFWGDDSRDTTVGEILASMRHQEDEVVRRFLVVEDGRDVGRSVAALNTEEGASVAYVSAWVVPDARGHGLGRAIAEHTERVAIELGATTLQAWADHRPPVEGDAAVSPVSGHGSVAADAAARLAVAMGYALEQVERISELDVEAARGSLEQHRADAAATAGDAYEARSWSGRTPPEVRDGMAALHARMATDVPSAGLDTDAEHWDAARLERTEREFEEAGQSILQAAAVHRATGDVVAFTVLLVPAEGRPATQEDTLVHADHRGHRLGMLVKAENLLQLGRLHPDRSRVVTWNAEENRPMLAVNEALGFTPVGAEGGWQKRVSPAG is encoded by the coding sequence ATGACCGGCACGGTGGAGTACCTGGAGCTCGAGGCTCCGGCCGACGACTTCGACGAGGCGGCGCTCTCGCGCATCGCGCGCTACGTCGCGACGGCCAACCGCGTCACCCAGGACTTCTGGGGCGACGACTCGCGCGACACCACGGTCGGCGAGATCCTCGCGAGCATGCGCCACCAGGAGGACGAGGTCGTGCGCCGCTTCCTCGTCGTGGAGGACGGCCGCGACGTCGGCCGGTCGGTCGCCGCGCTCAACACCGAGGAGGGCGCATCCGTCGCCTACGTCTCCGCCTGGGTCGTGCCCGACGCGCGCGGGCACGGCCTGGGTCGGGCGATCGCCGAGCACACCGAGCGGGTCGCGATCGAGCTCGGTGCGACGACGCTGCAGGCGTGGGCCGACCACCGGCCGCCGGTCGAGGGCGACGCCGCGGTCTCCCCCGTGAGCGGCCACGGCTCGGTGGCCGCGGATGCCGCGGCGCGGCTCGCCGTCGCGATGGGCTACGCGCTCGAGCAGGTCGAGCGCATCTCCGAGCTCGACGTCGAGGCGGCCAGGGGTTCGCTCGAGCAGCACCGCGCGGATGCGGCGGCGACGGCGGGCGACGCCTACGAGGCGCGCTCGTGGTCGGGTCGCACTCCGCCGGAGGTGCGCGACGGCATGGCGGCCCTGCACGCCCGGATGGCGACGGATGTCCCGAGCGCGGGGCTCGACACCGATGCGGAGCACTGGGATGCCGCGCGACTCGAGCGCACGGAGCGCGAGTTCGAGGAGGCGGGGCAGTCGATCCTGCAGGCCGCTGCGGTGCATCGCGCGACCGGCGACGTGGTCGCCTTCACGGTGCTGCTCGTGCCCGCCGAGGGTCGCCCGGCCACGCAGGAGGACACGCTCGTGCACGCCGACCACCGCGGCCACCGGCTCGGGATGCTCGTGAAGGCGGAGAACCTGCTGCAGCTCGGCCGCCTCCACCCCGACCGCTCGCGCGTCGTCACCTGGAACGCCGAGGAGAACCGCCCGATGCTCGCCGTGAACGAGGCGCTCGGCTTCACGCCGGTCGGTGCCGAGGGCGGCTGGCAGAAGCGCGTCTCCCCCGCCGGTTGA